The Candidatus Methylacidiphilales bacterium DNA window TCCCCGTTTACTCAGAAATCTAGCACATATCAAAAGATGCGCGACGCAATCACTGCATTGACCGTAGGCATCATCGTCGCTTTTACGGTCAATCAAGCGCTCCAACTGCAAACGTATCCTTCGATCTCCAAATGGTTCTCAGAAAATAGCCTACTTGCTAAAGGGCATAACGTAGTAAACGTCATCATCGTAGATTTTCGAGCACTCGACACTTTGGGTGAAATCACGGTCCTAGTCCTCGCCGCGATTGGCGTTGTTGCGCTGCTCAAAAAAACTACTTCCACTACCTCATGAACTCAGATCTCTTTCGCATCTCGCTTCGCTGGGTCATGCCCTTACAACTCCTTCTCTCCATCATTCTTCTTCTTCGCGGGCACAACGAGCCTGGTGGAGGCTTTATCGGCGGCCTTCTAGCCGGATGCGCTTTTCTGATCTATGCCATGGCTTATTCCCCGGAAAAAGCGCGAGCCTTGCTTCGCATAGATCCGATTCTTTACATGACGCTCGGACTCGCTGTAGCTGCCCTCAGTGGCGCACTGGCTTGGGCGCAATCACAGCCTTACTTTACTGGGCTTTGGCTCGACCTCAGCATCCCGACTATTGTTGTTGGTCATTTGAAAATCGGCACTCCACTGGTTTTTGACATTGGAGTCTATCTCGTTGTCTTAGGAGTCAGCACAAATCTTGTTTTTCATTTCTGGGAGGCTCAGAACTGATGGAAACTTACTACGCTATACTCATCGGCGGCCTTTTCGCCGCTGCGACTTACCTCATTCTTCGACGAAGTCTGCTCAAAATCATACTTGGCCTCATTCTTTTGAGCCAGACGGCTAACGTGATCGTTTTTGTTTCCCCCGGACTCATCCGTGCGACCGCACCACTCATTGCTGAAGGAGAGGCTCAACCTCCCACTCCTCACGCCGATCCTCTTCCTCAAGCGCTGATTCTCACTGCTATCGTAATTGGCTTTGGTGTGGTGGCGTTTGCCATGGCCTTAGTTTACCGAACACAAAAAGAATTCACCACTGACGACGCCGATCAGATAAAGGAGTGCGACTCATGACCGATCTACTGATAGCTCTGCCCCTTCTGATTCCGTTGACGATCTTTGTCTTACAAATTCTACTAAGAGAACGTCCACAGTTGGTCGACCTCATTTCCTTATTAGGTAGCGGTGCGCTGTTGCTCACGTGCATCCTGCTCGCGTCAAGGGTCTTCTCCGATGGCGCACAATTTATGCAACTCGGCGCATGGAAAGCGCCTTTCGGTATTACCTTTGTTGCAGATCCTTTATCGGTAACGATGCTGACGGTAAGCAACCTCATCGTTTTTGTGATCGCAATTTATCGGCTTGGAGACTCTCCCGATGAAAGACGATCACCGTATGCTCCAGCTTTAACCCAAGGCCTTATCTTTGGTGTGAACGGTGCATTTTTGACGGGTGACCTATTCAATCTTTTCGTCTGGTTTGAAGTCATGCTCATGGCTTCTTTCGCCCTTTGTGCCCTAGGAAGCAAACGTTCACAGCGTGAGGCAGCTCTCAAATATCTCGTTCTCAATTTTCTCTCCTCTGCTTTTTTCCTGATTGGAGTCGGTCTTCTCTATGCGCAAATAGGCACGTTAAATATGGCAGATCTCGTTGAAAAAATACGACAACTCCCTGCCTCCAACTCTCTACTTCCGCCCGCGTTCTTTCTCTTTGTGGCATTTTCGATCAAGACGGCTCTTTTCCCTCTATTCTCCTGGCTCCCGGCAAGTTATCCCACCTTGCCCGATGCGCTTGGAGCCCTATTCGGTGGCCTATTAACCAAAGTCGGTGTGTATGTTTTTTATCGAGTCTTCGGCATGATTATTCCTTTGCACGAGCTTGCGCTTGACGACCTCTTACTTTGGATCTCTGTAGCGACGATGGTGATCGGTGTTCTCGGCGCTGCAGCACATTATGAAATGCGAAAAATACTCTCTGTGCACATCGTCAGCCAAGTCGGCTATATGACCTTAGCGCTCGCGTGGGGCACGCCTACAGCACTTACTGCGGGCATCCTCTACACCCTTCACAACATGATTGTGAAAACAAACCTTTTTCTTGTTTGCGGCACCGTGCGGCAAACAAAAGGCACGGCTGAACTTAAGCTTCTCGGCGGCATATACGCTCAACTGCCGTTTATCTCTGTCCTATTTGCACTCTCAGCTTTCTCCCTAGCTGGGTTGCCGCCCCTTTCCGGATTTTTTGCTAAATTTACCCTGATCCGCGCTGGATTAAGCATTGAAGCCTATCTAACGACTACGGCTGCAATGCTCGTCGGAGTCTTAACCCTCTTCTCTATGACGAAAATTTGGGCAGAGGTCTTCTGGAAAAATCCCACAACTCAAGGCCCCAGCACAGAGAAAAAACAAACCCCCATCTTCCATCGCCTCGCAATCAGCTTGCTGACACTTGCAATGCTCTCCTTCACGTTGCTTCCGCATTCCATTTGGAATATGTGCGAACGCGCCGCCGAATCGCTAATTCACCCTCGCTCTTACTCCAAACCTATCCTTACTTCTCACGACCGACTTTGATTTATGAAAATTCTTCTAAGCCTCAATTTTCTCCTCTTCTATCTTCAAGAATTTCTCCTCTCGAATCTGCGCGTTGCAAAAGATGTGCTTTCGCCACATCCACAGATCGCCCCAGATTTCATCGAGCTCCCGCTTGATTTGCAAAACGACGTAGCAATATTCCTCCTCGCAAACCTCATCACCATGACGCCAGGCACCCTCACCGTTGATTTATCCGAAGATAAAAAAACACTCCTGATCCACTCCATTTATGTTCACGACCCCGTCGCACTAAAATTAGATCTCAAGCAGAACTTCGAACGCCGCATAGCGCGGCTTTTTACCTAGTTTCATGCCTACCACACTATTTTTTCTTTTAATGACCCTTTTCGGAATAGGTTTAATTCTTGCCGTCCTCCGGCTTTCGCTAGGCCCGATTTTAGCGGATCGCGTGGTGGCTCTCGATCTCATAGGCATCATCGTGGCAGGCATGTTATGTCTCTATGGAGTCTATCACCAAAACGCGGTGTATCTTGATATCGTCGTAGTTATCGCAATGATCCTTTTTTTTAGCACGGTTGCATTTGCAGCTTACATCGAGAAACAAAAAACAACAGACAAGGAACACTAAGCCATGCGCGATCTTTTTGTCTCCATATTGATGACACTTGGCGTGATATTTATGGTAATCGCTGCACTCGGCATACTTCGCTTCCCCGACCTCTTTTCCAGAATGCATGCCGCTTCTAAGGCAAGCACTCTCGGCATTAGTCTTGTTCTGTTGGCATTTGCACTCAGCCAGCCGACCCCTCAGACCTTTATCAAAGCTGCACTAGCGATGTTATTTATTTTTTTAACTACGCCTGTGGCCTGTCATCTGCTGAGTCGCGCAGTCTTGCGACGACAACGCACAGGCACGCAAACGCATAACCGCCTAACACCAAACAAACAGCCTTCTAACTCCTGATTGCGTCTAGATGCCAGTTTCAGCCCACGATCAGATTTAAAATTTTCCCCCCCACATAAACGGTTTTCTTTAAGGACTTCCCTTGGAGCCAAGACTCAAGCTCTTTTAGAGCGTAAGCTGATTTTACAGCCTCTTGCTCAGTAGCATCAGGCGCTATGACGATACGAGCGCGCACCTTGCCGTTGATCTGAACAGGAATTTCAACCGTATCCTGTTTCAAATATCTTGGGTCGGCCTTAGGCCAAGGCTCATAAGCAAGAGAATGCTCATGCCCGAGCTGCCGCCACAACTCTTCGGCTATGTGCGGAGCAAAAGGAGACAAAAGCAAGATGAGTGGCTCAATCACAGATCGAGGATGGTGGTCAGCTTTTGTTAAATCGTTCACCAAAATCATCAGCTGCGCGATGGCGGTATTGAAACTAAGCTTTTCAATATCATCAGTGACCTTTTGAATTGTGAAGTGAAGGGAACGAAGGAGTGCCTCAGTAGGCGGCGAATCAGTGAGTTTTGAATTCAGCTCCCATTCTCCATCGGCGTTCTCTTGCATAACAAGTCGCCACACTCGTCCCAGGAAACGATACACTCCTTCGACGCCCTTAGTGCTCCAAGGTTTCATTTGTTCGAGCGGTCCCATAAACATTTCAAAAAGCCGCACTGCGTCTGCACCGTATTCAGCGACGATTTCATCTGGATTGACGACATTGCCGAGGGACTTAGACATCTTTTGGTTGTCCTCACCTAAGATGAGTCCTTGATTAACGAGCTTATGGAACGGCTCAGGTGTTGACACGATACCGATATCATAAAGCACTTTGTGCCAAAACCGCGCATAGAGCAAATGAAGCACGGCATGTTCAGCACCTCCTATGTAGAGATCTACCCCGTGGTCTCCGAGCCAGTATTTTTCTGCCTCAGGAGAGATAAGTGCTTTATCATTTTGTGGGTCGCAGTATCGCAAGTAATACCAACATGAGCCCGCCCACTGGGGCATGGTATTGGTTTCACGCAGTGAACCGTCTGGCAGATGAACCCATTCCTGAGCTTTGCTTAGCGGCGCTAGGCCGGTCGAGGAGGGGCGGAAATCTTCTAGTTCAGGCAGTTCAAGAGGAAGCTCAGACTCGCTCAACGGATGCGGTTCC harbors:
- a CDS encoding NADH-quinone oxidoreductase subunit K; amino-acid sequence: METYYAILIGGLFAAATYLILRRSLLKIILGLILLSQTANVIVFVSPGLIRATAPLIAEGEAQPPTPHADPLPQALILTAIVIGFGVVAFAMALVYRTQKEFTTDDADQIKECDS
- a CDS encoding Na+/H+ antiporter subunit E — protein: MKILLSLNFLLFYLQEFLLSNLRVAKDVLSPHPQIAPDFIELPLDLQNDVAIFLLANLITMTPGTLTVDLSEDKKTLLIHSIYVHDPVALKLDLKQNFERRIARLFT
- a CDS encoding monovalent cation/H+ antiporter complex subunit F, yielding MPTTLFFLLMTLFGIGLILAVLRLSLGPILADRVVALDLIGIIVAGMLCLYGVYHQNAVYLDIVVVIAMILFFSTVAFAAYIEKQKTTDKEH
- the mnhG gene encoding monovalent cation/H(+) antiporter subunit G: MRDLFVSILMTLGVIFMVIAALGILRFPDLFSRMHAASKASTLGISLVLLAFALSQPTPQTFIKAALAMLFIFLTTPVACHLLSRAVLRRQRTGTQTHNRLTPNKQPSNS